The Candidatus Zixiibacteriota bacterium genome includes a window with the following:
- a CDS encoding PAS domain S-box protein, which produces MTALVIIAATLTMIVASCHRAVVEDGYVQIEPVDDPGNLPYKFKGILRVPIVDSNDKPVHGQIVLYDSTWPGPTAMCIVADSWNRDDSLSALVFYGDLERRNTVSHINIRADAIDHAKLVDYNEDHYPDLAVVYSSHDSLFLQFLNEKQSLLHRSLLLTGEDRNGSGRWDGRARIMGAYDLNRDGRARELLIAVDVGYDLYPRCLICFDMDADTTVWSFPYAGTISYDHFYVRSMTPDAPPSIIFGLASKGNAATTDLMDDKHAYVVSLNAHGQLNWIRPAGSIFHAALPLVFDYGDDGSWDILSPHRINDDSDSVHSRTVLEIIDNSGNLIDSLRMNGSSYVNYALTADLFGDRHDEIVLSMSDGRLLVLNQSLQQIRKSKFYSPAYLCGINDFLEADGLELAVITNDQRLWIVNADLRPMATIGDLGKFNFQGSFLSKSKESGEPVLFVAVDGHHWYYTYSLVKTAWTSIFTRHPSLAFLLAFVPMALVIITIVVLWRRTRHQFSTIVRQKEHLDKTLRDLREARKELVEADKYRQTREALLASEQRFRELSDLLPQTVFEYDHEGRLTYLNRQGLLATGYSLAEMADGLYIHDLIEPVDGRTVDDIVKQRLSGTAPESSEFFLVRKDGHKFPAMSYATTIVQDGVPVGIRGISIDMTDQKEAERALTESEERYRNLVESAGDPIFTVDRDGCFLFMNSVAATQIGGRVKELVGKNMHDIFPPEVAAAQMVSIRQVYDSGSGNTFESTTTIQGKDVHYRTSLEPVRDANGEVVAVLGIARDISAIINMTQALRAERDFSRSLLATANSAIVCFDENQRITELNYECERLLGVSRVDAIGQRWTDLPYTNESEKDREAFTDWITDSSSRRYEGILHTADNDSVTLLWAKSVLAVAGSEDHTITIAVGQDITDLKQVEAALASSEERYRRIWETSGQAISLTDENGILRFVNPAYCRLFKYTEEELLGHYYGDVVLLDGSLELIKEQYQDVFHSDERFSAVDFNMRDKHGNRLWVEMSVSHIVLNDDRYLVTMMTDVTSRHEARQALRESEERFRTIAEVSAVAIIIAQPEDGMVYYANRASCELFGYSIEELHELNTMALYDNPDDRTRAIERLRSGIDVNNVEVIARRKNGERFWGLLTIRPLTVDGRPGLMGSLVDITERKKMEEALRESEERFRTIAEATPIPVAITRFPDGEIIYANPSLGPTFGYESEEMVGLKAHKLYDDLKDRERLSEMLTRDGRVNNYELVGIKKNGSRFWALLSLQIIRFRGEMAIFGGFIDVTERKETRLRLEQAAQEQYDQIKRVAGSLAHEIYNALFPATSSLDKLRDRLELQEQNELERNRRLLDLAEQAVHRAIDMTGLVKQYSRLETEKKLESVSLSDVMNEVIQANAEALAEADITVKNELPDDLRVNMFRLHAYSLLNNLTTNAVSALYGQPVRIITISVLSRTEKEVKIVYRDTGPGIPATARDSVFKAFYSTKPSSGTGLGLAMVRRIVELYGGSITLADHIDNGAEFVILLPFNEDNRSGD; this is translated from the coding sequence GTGACCGCTCTCGTTATCATAGCGGCAACCCTGACGATGATCGTCGCCTCCTGTCATAGAGCCGTCGTCGAAGACGGGTATGTACAGATCGAACCAGTTGACGATCCCGGGAATCTCCCTTACAAGTTCAAGGGCATTCTGCGCGTTCCCATTGTCGACAGCAACGACAAACCTGTCCACGGCCAGATAGTGTTGTACGATTCCACCTGGCCCGGTCCGACAGCAATGTGTATCGTGGCCGATTCCTGGAATCGAGACGATAGTCTCTCGGCGCTGGTTTTTTACGGCGACCTGGAACGGCGTAACACGGTCTCACATATCAATATCCGAGCCGACGCCATAGATCATGCAAAGCTGGTTGACTATAACGAGGATCATTATCCTGATCTGGCCGTAGTCTACAGCTCCCATGATTCGCTCTTCCTGCAATTTCTGAACGAGAAGCAATCCCTTCTCCACCGGAGCCTTCTGCTGACAGGAGAAGACCGCAACGGAAGCGGTCGGTGGGACGGCCGGGCTAGAATCATGGGAGCATACGATCTGAACCGGGATGGACGCGCCCGCGAACTGCTCATTGCCGTGGATGTCGGTTACGATCTTTACCCGCGATGTTTGATTTGCTTCGATATGGACGCCGACACGACCGTTTGGTCTTTCCCCTACGCCGGTACCATTTCGTATGATCACTTCTATGTGCGGTCAATGACTCCCGATGCTCCCCCCAGCATTATCTTCGGCCTTGCCTCCAAGGGAAACGCCGCCACCACCGACCTCATGGACGACAAACATGCCTATGTGGTTTCGCTCAACGCCCACGGCCAACTTAACTGGATCCGGCCGGCCGGTTCTATATTTCATGCGGCATTGCCGCTGGTTTTTGACTATGGAGACGACGGTTCATGGGACATCCTGTCGCCGCATCGGATAAACGATGATTCCGATTCAGTGCACAGCCGCACGGTCCTGGAGATTATAGATAACTCCGGGAATCTTATAGACAGTCTCAGGATGAACGGCTCGAGCTATGTCAATTATGCACTTACCGCCGACCTCTTCGGAGATCGTCATGACGAGATCGTTTTATCAATGTCCGACGGTCGTCTGCTCGTTCTCAACCAGAGCCTTCAGCAAATCCGTAAAAGCAAGTTCTACTCGCCGGCCTATCTGTGCGGCATTAACGATTTCCTCGAAGCCGACGGTTTGGAACTCGCGGTTATAACCAACGACCAGCGATTATGGATTGTCAACGCCGATCTCCGACCAATGGCGACAATAGGAGATTTGGGTAAGTTCAATTTCCAGGGTAGTTTTCTGTCAAAATCAAAGGAAAGCGGCGAGCCGGTTTTATTCGTCGCGGTAGACGGTCATCATTGGTATTACACCTACAGCCTGGTCAAGACTGCCTGGACGAGCATATTCACCCGCCATCCTTCATTGGCGTTTTTGCTGGCCTTCGTCCCCATGGCGCTGGTCATTATCACCATCGTCGTTCTTTGGCGGCGGACGCGTCATCAGTTCAGCACGATCGTGCGACAGAAGGAACACCTGGATAAAACCCTCAGGGATCTTCGCGAGGCCCGCAAAGAGTTGGTCGAGGCGGACAAATACAGACAAACTCGGGAAGCATTGCTGGCCTCGGAACAACGTTTTCGCGAGTTGTCTGACCTGCTTCCACAAACGGTTTTTGAATACGATCACGAGGGGCGCCTTACATATCTGAATCGTCAGGGGCTCCTGGCAACCGGGTACAGCCTGGCCGAAATGGCCGATGGCTTGTACATTCATGATCTTATTGAACCTGTCGACGGTCGTACAGTCGATGATATCGTAAAACAGCGTCTGAGCGGTACCGCTCCCGAATCATCCGAGTTTTTTCTCGTCCGCAAGGACGGTCATAAATTCCCGGCCATGTCCTATGCCACGACGATTGTTCAGGATGGAGTGCCGGTCGGCATTCGCGGCATATCGATCGATATGACCGATCAAAAAGAAGCCGAGCGCGCCCTGACGGAGAGCGAAGAACGCTATCGCAACCTGGTAGAGTCGGCCGGCGATCCGATCTTTACCGTTGATCGGGATGGCTGCTTTTTATTTATGAACAGCGTTGCGGCGACTCAGATAGGAGGCCGGGTGAAAGAGCTGGTCGGGAAAAACATGCACGACATCTTCCCACCGGAAGTAGCGGCGGCTCAAATGGTATCGATCCGCCAGGTATACGATTCCGGCAGCGGTAATACATTCGAATCGACTACCACCATCCAGGGCAAGGACGTTCATTATCGGACCAGTCTGGAACCGGTACGCGACGCCAACGGAGAAGTTGTCGCCGTGCTGGGAATAGCCAGAGACATTTCAGCCATCATCAACATGACACAAGCTTTGCGAGCCGAACGCGATTTCAGCCGAAGTCTGCTCGCAACGGCCAACAGTGCCATTGTCTGTTTCGATGAGAATCAACGCATCACCGAACTTAATTACGAATGTGAACGGTTGCTCGGAGTGAGTCGAGTTGATGCAATCGGACAACGCTGGACAGACCTCCCGTACACGAATGAGTCGGAAAAAGATCGCGAGGCGTTTACCGACTGGATAACCGACAGTTCCAGCCGGCGCTACGAAGGAATCCTCCACACGGCCGATAACGACAGTGTTACCCTGCTCTGGGCTAAGTCGGTGCTCGCCGTAGCCGGATCGGAAGACCATACGATAACCATTGCCGTGGGCCAGGACATTACCGACCTGAAACAGGTCGAGGCCGCGTTGGCTTCGAGCGAAGAGAGATACCGACGCATCTGGGAAACTTCCGGACAGGCAATAAGCCTCACCGATGAAAACGGCATTCTTCGTTTTGTCAATCCCGCTTATTGTCGCTTATTCAAATACACCGAGGAGGAATTACTCGGTCATTACTACGGCGATGTGGTACTGCTGGACGGGTCCCTCGAATTAATAAAAGAACAATACCAGGATGTGTTCCATTCGGATGAGCGTTTCTCCGCGGTCGATTTTAATATGCGTGACAAGCACGGCAACAGACTGTGGGTAGAAATGAGCGTCAGTCACATTGTCCTGAACGATGACCGTTACCTCGTTACGATGATGACCGACGTCACGTCACGCCACGAAGCCAGGCAGGCTTTGCGGGAAAGTGAGGAACGATTCCGGACTATCGCCGAAGTTTCGGCCGTTGCGATTATTATCGCTCAACCGGAAGACGGCATGGTTTACTACGCCAATCGTGCATCCTGTGAATTGTTTGGTTATTCCATCGAAGAACTCCACGAGCTCAACACCATGGCTCTATATGATAATCCGGACGATCGCACCCGGGCAATCGAGCGATTACGGTCAGGAATCGATGTGAACAACGTCGAAGTTATAGCTCGACGCAAGAACGGAGAACGTTTTTGGGGATTACTGACGATACGACCGTTGACCGTGGACGGCCGCCCCGGACTTATGGGCAGTCTGGTGGATATCACCGAACGGAAGAAGATGGAAGAGGCTCTTCGAGAAAGCGAAGAGCGTTTCCGCACCATTGCCGAAGCGACACCGATCCCGGTGGCTATCACCCGGTTCCCGGACGGTGAAATAATCTACGCCAATCCATCCTTGGGACCGACCTTCGGATATGAATCCGAAGAAATGGTCGGTCTTAAGGCTCATAAGCTCTATGACGACCTCAAGGATCGCGAGCGGCTGTCTGAGATGCTTACTCGTGACGGGCGGGTGAATAACTATGAGTTGGTAGGAATAAAAAAGAACGGCTCCCGCTTCTGGGCGCTTTTGAGCCTTCAAATCATCCGATTCCGCGGCGAAATGGCCATATTCGGCGGTTTTATCGATGTAACCGAGCGAAAAGAAACTCGTTTACGCCTGGAGCAGGCGGCCCAGGAACAATACGATCAGATCAAGCGGGTAGCGGGAAGTCTCGCTCATGAAATTTATAACGCTCTCTTCCCGGCCACCAGTTCGTTGGACAAACTGCGTGATCGCCTTGAACTACAAGAACAAAATGAGCTGGAACGTAATCGCCGATTGCTGGACCTGGCGGAACAAGCGGTGCATCGAGCAATCGATATGACCGGCCTCGTTAAGCAATACAGCAGACTGGAAACAGAAAAGAAACTCGAATCGGTGTCGCTCTCTGATGTGATGAACGAAGTAATTCAGGCTAACGCCGAAGCTCTCGCAGAAGCCGATATTACCGTTAAAAACGAGTTGCCCGATGATCTGCGCGTGAACATGTTCCGCTTGCACGCTTACAGCCTGCTGAACAATCTGACTACGAATGCTGTTTCAGCTTTGTATGGCCAGCCGGTCAGGATTATTACCATTTCCGTTCTTTCACGAACGGAGAAAGAAGTCAAGATCGTTTACCGTGACACCGGTCCCGGTATCCCGGCGACGGCGCGAGATTCGGTATTCAAAGCGTTCTACTCAACAAAACCCAGTAGTGGAACCGGACTCGGTCTGGCTATGGTACGACGAATAGTTGAATTGTATGGTGGTTCGATCACCTTGGCAGACCACATTGACAACGGCGCCGAATTCGTTATATTATTGCCGTTCAACGAAGATAACCGAAGCGGAGATTGA
- a CDS encoding response regulator, which translates to MSRLSLKSQIQLLILAAVIIVTTVLVTQTIIQFRAQFERSSLRMASFYAGALAETASPLVVSGDQKQLNSLAQRALMDRNIVGICLRDQNGKILTSVSDQKLPSSLSGFCMTDNGHHSITVDDGIIISRSIWSDQTEVAQLSLAVATDFNGLLIQKRIETILITAVFILLIMTVLGTWVAGRIVQPIETLREAAGCLSEGNFDIDLRQLGITGDFAPLAAAFIDMRNRLKTAFSELARTRDRLEDEVMQRTMELNEELTERCQAEVALKESEKLYRTLFECANDAIFIMQADRFIDCNARTLIMFGCTPEQIIGQPPYRFSPPTQPDGSDSREKAMGKINGALRGEYQFFEWRHCRYDNTPFEAEVSLTGLDAMGENYIIAIVRDITARKQAEQHRMALQEKLERAQRMESLGVLAGGVAHDLNNMLGPLVGYPDLMLTKLPEDSPLRRPIRRIGESAQQAANVIQDLLTLARRGRCDMIPVNLNEVISEYMDSTSFLHLAEQRPEIILKTDLCTQLPSINGSAPHLNKVIMNLVVNAYDAMLDGGTIEICTECRRMNELISGQRKVADDDYILLRVKDSGIGIPKDALPKIFEPYFSRKEMGRSGSGLGLSVVYGTVKDHRGFYDVFSEEGRGTEFVLYFPATHESVDSQTDESEPITGSESILIVDDVAEQRDIACELLQSLGFKTKAVENGHAAVEYLRETRCDLILLDMIMEPGFDGLDTYREILTIHPTQKALIVSGFSATDRVQEVLNLGAAGYVKKPYTMDVLGRAVRQALDLVPAEVV; encoded by the coding sequence ATGAGCAGACTCTCACTCAAATCACAGATTCAACTCTTGATCCTGGCTGCGGTGATTATCGTTACCACCGTGCTGGTGACTCAGACGATCATCCAATTTCGAGCTCAATTTGAACGTTCCAGCCTGCGGATGGCCTCATTCTACGCCGGAGCATTGGCCGAAACCGCTTCACCGCTAGTCGTATCAGGCGATCAGAAGCAACTCAACAGCCTGGCTCAGCGGGCCTTAATGGATCGCAACATCGTCGGTATCTGCCTTCGAGATCAAAACGGAAAGATCCTGACCAGTGTATCCGACCAGAAACTCCCATCATCTCTAAGCGGCTTTTGTATGACCGATAACGGCCATCATTCGATTACTGTCGACGATGGGATTATCATCAGTCGCTCGATCTGGTCCGATCAGACGGAAGTGGCACAATTGTCCCTTGCCGTTGCAACGGACTTCAACGGCTTACTGATACAGAAGCGGATCGAGACGATTCTCATAACGGCCGTGTTTATATTGTTGATAATGACTGTTCTTGGAACCTGGGTCGCCGGACGGATCGTTCAGCCGATAGAAACCTTACGTGAAGCGGCCGGTTGCCTGAGTGAAGGGAATTTCGATATCGATCTGCGGCAGCTCGGTATAACCGGAGATTTCGCGCCGCTGGCGGCAGCCTTCATCGATATGCGCAATCGACTCAAGACTGCCTTCTCGGAATTGGCTCGAACCCGCGACCGCCTTGAGGATGAGGTAATGCAGCGGACGATGGAATTGAACGAGGAGCTGACCGAACGCTGTCAGGCCGAAGTTGCCCTGAAAGAATCGGAGAAGCTCTATCGTACCCTGTTTGAATGCGCCAACGACGCCATTTTCATCATGCAAGCCGACCGGTTCATCGACTGCAATGCCCGTACCCTGATCATGTTCGGGTGCACACCGGAGCAGATTATCGGACAACCTCCCTATCGCTTCTCTCCGCCGACTCAGCCCGACGGCAGCGACTCACGAGAAAAGGCGATGGGAAAAATTAACGGCGCCCTCAGGGGTGAGTACCAGTTTTTCGAATGGCGCCATTGCCGCTACGACAACACACCGTTCGAGGCGGAAGTAAGCCTCACCGGTCTCGATGCCATGGGTGAGAATTACATTATTGCTATTGTCCGCGATATCACCGCTCGCAAACAGGCGGAACAACATCGCATGGCCCTGCAGGAGAAACTTGAACGGGCGCAGCGGATGGAATCACTCGGAGTCCTGGCCGGCGGAGTCGCTCACGACCTGAACAACATGCTCGGACCGCTTGTCGGCTACCCCGACTTGATGTTGACCAAACTCCCCGAAGACAGCCCCTTACGTCGCCCCATTCGCCGGATCGGTGAATCGGCACAACAGGCGGCTAACGTGATTCAGGACCTGCTTACCCTTGCACGCCGCGGTCGTTGTGATATGATCCCGGTCAACCTGAACGAGGTAATCTCGGAATATATGGACTCAACCAGCTTTCTCCATCTGGCCGAACAGCGACCCGAGATCATCTTAAAAACCGACCTTTGCACCCAATTGCCGTCGATCAACGGCTCTGCGCCGCATCTGAACAAAGTGATCATGAACCTCGTGGTTAACGCCTACGACGCCATGCTGGACGGCGGCACGATTGAGATCTGCACCGAATGTCGACGAATGAATGAACTGATCAGCGGTCAGCGTAAGGTGGCCGACGATGATTATATTTTATTGCGAGTAAAAGACAGCGGCATCGGTATCCCGAAGGATGCCTTGCCCAAAATTTTCGAGCCGTATTTTTCGCGCAAGGAGATGGGACGCAGCGGCAGCGGGCTGGGGCTCTCGGTCGTGTATGGCACCGTCAAGGATCATCGCGGCTTTTATGACGTCTTCTCGGAAGAAGGTCGCGGCACTGAGTTCGTGTTGTATTTCCCCGCAACGCATGAGTCGGTTGATTCACAAACCGACGAATCCGAGCCGATTACCGGTAGTGAATCGATCCTGATAGTGGATGATGTCGCCGAACAACGAGATATCGCCTGCGAACTGCTCCAGTCGCTCGGCTTTAAAACCAAAGCGGTCGAAAACGGCCATGCCGCGGTCGAGTATCTCAGGGAAACACGGTGCGACCTGATTCTTCTCGACATGATCATGGAGCCGGGGTTCGACGGCCTGGACACCTACCGTGAGATTCTGACCATTCACCCGACTCAAAAGGCACTTATTGTAAGCGGTTTTTCGGCCACCGACCGTGTCCAGGAAGTTCTCAATTTAGGGGCCGCCGGTTATGTCAAAAAACCATATACGATGGATGTACTCGGTCGCGCCGTACGTCAGGCGCTGGACCTTGTTCCGGCCGAGGTAGTTTGA
- a CDS encoding phosphoenolpyruvate carboxykinase, which translates to MAVKRIKSSYGIENHGLVNVGRVHWNHNTPLLYEEIIKRDEGVMAHLGPIAVRTGHHTGRAAKDKFIVDEAGSHDLVWWGKINKPFEVQRFDLMFRRLQAYLQGRPLFVQDCFAGYDPKYRLPIRIITETAWHNLFARNMFIQATPEELADHKPEFTVLHVPNFHAIPEVDGTNSEAFILLNLSRKMVLIGGTAYGGEIKKSIFTVLNYLLPQKKVLSMHCSANVGQEGDVALFFGLSGTGKTTLSADPQRKLIGDDEHGWSADGVFNFEGGCYAKVIRLSKTSEPEIYATTRRFGTILENVGIDPITRRLDLDDDSLTENTRAAYPLSHIPNALRESKAGHPKNVIMLTADAFGVMPPISRLTPQQAMYHFISGYTAKVAGTEAGITEPQATFSACFGAPFMVLHPFRYAELLAEKIKKHQATCWLVNTGWSGGPYGVGKRMKIEYTRALLNAALHGNLNDVPFETDPVFGVEVPTECPGVPSNILKPRQTWTDPEAYDRQAAKLVGLFQDNFEQFASDVSPEVAAAGPSGAVKVQ; encoded by the coding sequence ATGGCAGTCAAACGAATTAAAAGCTCTTATGGTATTGAGAACCACGGCCTGGTCAATGTCGGCCGAGTTCATTGGAACCATAACACGCCTCTTCTCTACGAAGAGATCATCAAGCGGGACGAGGGAGTCATGGCTCATCTCGGGCCGATCGCTGTCCGTACCGGTCATCATACCGGTCGCGCCGCCAAGGATAAATTCATCGTTGATGAAGCCGGGTCGCACGATCTGGTCTGGTGGGGTAAGATCAATAAGCCGTTCGAGGTCCAGCGCTTCGACCTGATGTTTCGGCGTCTTCAGGCCTATTTGCAGGGACGGCCTTTGTTCGTGCAGGATTGCTTCGCCGGATATGATCCCAAATATCGCCTGCCGATTCGTATCATAACGGAAACTGCCTGGCACAACCTGTTTGCGCGCAATATGTTTATCCAGGCGACACCTGAGGAACTGGCCGATCACAAACCGGAGTTCACGGTCCTGCATGTGCCGAATTTCCATGCCATTCCCGAAGTGGACGGTACCAACTCTGAGGCTTTCATTCTGCTTAACCTCAGTCGCAAAATGGTTCTGATCGGCGGTACGGCTTACGGCGGGGAGATTAAAAAGTCGATCTTCACCGTACTTAATTATTTGCTGCCCCAGAAGAAGGTGCTCTCGATGCATTGCAGCGCCAATGTCGGTCAGGAAGGGGATGTTGCCCTGTTCTTCGGTCTTTCCGGGACCGGTAAAACCACGCTTTCGGCTGACCCACAGCGTAAACTGATCGGCGACGACGAACACGGCTGGAGCGCCGACGGTGTCTTCAATTTCGAGGGTGGCTGCTATGCCAAGGTGATTCGTCTCTCCAAAACATCAGAACCGGAGATTTATGCCACGACTCGTCGTTTCGGAACGATCCTCGAAAACGTCGGGATCGATCCCATTACCCGTCGTCTCGATCTGGATGACGACAGCCTGACCGAAAACACTCGCGCCGCTTACCCCCTGTCACATATTCCGAATGCTCTCCGCGAAAGTAAAGCGGGCCATCCGAAAAACGTGATCATGTTGACCGCCGATGCTTTCGGTGTCATGCCGCCGATTTCACGGTTGACTCCGCAGCAGGCGATGTACCATTTCATCTCCGGCTATACCGCTAAGGTAGCCGGGACCGAAGCCGGAATTACCGAACCCCAGGCTACCTTCTCCGCCTGTTTCGGAGCTCCGTTCATGGTTCTGCATCCGTTCCGGTATGCCGAGTTGCTGGCCGAAAAGATCAAAAAACACCAGGCTACCTGCTGGCTGGTCAACACCGGCTGGTCGGGTGGACCTTATGGCGTCGGCAAGCGGATGAAAATCGAATACACGCGGGCCTTATTGAACGCCGCTCTTCACGGCAACCTGAACGATGTTCCGTTTGAAACCGATCCGGTATTTGGAGTTGAAGTCCCAACCGAATGCCCCGGCGTACCGAGCAACATCCTGAAACCACGTCAGACCTGGACCGATCCTGAGGCTTACGACCGCCAGGCCGCTAAACTGGTGGGCCTGTTCCAGGATAATTTTGAGCAGTTTGCTAGCGATGTTTCACCCGAGGTAGCTGCCGCCGGACCATCCGGCGCCGTCAAAGTGCAATAA
- a CDS encoding OmpA family protein — translation MFRRYSFLLLLLLAAGLITGLEACNRLAQARQQQEARFEQFGLTEATLLGKPIYSTAGEYSPSVSADGKTLVFQSNRLDKRSWLLFITYLTPSGWTEPKPLENINSGSFDGTPFLTYDQNHLLISSRRPGGLGQTDIWISRRRGMTWETPVNLGAPINSAAYDGFASMTADGKTLYFQRYAGRESGCDMDYLNNTLMYSEKKDGRWSEPKPLPEPINTEYCETDPVILADGRTLIFSSNRPGGFGGFDLYKSERQQDGTWSEPVNLGSFINTKRHDQTVSIPASGDIMYFTSGEPEHGDLYWVPIPPGIRPMPVVTVTGQVLDADSLNPIMARITAIDTRSGVDTTVVYSNDGDGKYMVILNAGQTYDISVTAEGYTFYSTHFDLTGLLAYQAVEEDIFLERIAAGVQITLNNIYFEFNKYRLLDESQYELNRVIELMNEYPGMTVEIAGHTDSIASETYNLELSGKRAGAVVDYLVSHGIGKPRLTPRGYGEGEPVADNGTEEGRQKNRRVEFRIIEVNATE, via the coding sequence GTGTTTCGCAGATACAGTTTTCTTCTTCTGCTGCTTTTAGCGGCAGGACTAATAACCGGTTTAGAGGCCTGTAACCGTCTGGCGCAGGCTCGACAGCAGCAGGAAGCCCGCTTTGAGCAGTTCGGTTTAACCGAAGCCACCCTTCTCGGCAAGCCGATCTACAGCACCGCCGGTGAGTATTCTCCGTCGGTCTCGGCTGATGGAAAAACGCTGGTATTTCAATCCAATCGGCTCGATAAGCGTTCCTGGCTGCTGTTTATCACCTACCTGACACCCAGCGGCTGGACTGAGCCGAAGCCGTTGGAAAATATCAATTCCGGATCGTTCGACGGCACCCCGTTTCTGACGTACGATCAAAACCACCTGCTTATTTCCTCGCGCCGACCCGGTGGATTGGGGCAGACCGACATCTGGATTTCCCGCCGCCGAGGCATGACCTGGGAAACGCCGGTTAACCTTGGAGCCCCGATCAACAGCGCTGCTTACGATGGTTTTGCTTCGATGACGGCCGACGGTAAAACGCTTTATTTCCAGCGTTATGCCGGTCGTGAGTCCGGCTGCGATATGGATTACCTCAACAACACCCTCATGTATTCCGAGAAAAAGGACGGCCGCTGGAGCGAACCGAAACCGCTGCCTGAGCCGATCAACACCGAATACTGTGAAACCGACCCGGTCATACTTGCCGATGGTCGCACCCTGATTTTTTCGTCGAACCGGCCCGGCGGCTTCGGCGGCTTCGATCTCTATAAATCCGAACGGCAGCAGGACGGTACTTGGAGTGAGCCGGTTAACCTGGGTAGTTTTATCAACACCAAACGACACGATCAGACTGTCTCGATTCCGGCCTCGGGGGATATCATGTATTTCACCTCCGGTGAGCCGGAACACGGGGATTTATACTGGGTGCCGATCCCGCCGGGCATTCGTCCGATGCCGGTAGTGACCGTAACCGGGCAGGTGCTCGATGCCGACAGCCTGAATCCGATCATGGCCAGGATTACCGCCATCGACACTCGCAGCGGTGTCGATACCACGGTCGTGTACAGTAATGACGGCGACGGCAAGTATATGGTTATTCTCAACGCCGGGCAGACTTATGATATCTCCGTTACGGCCGAAGGTTACACCTTCTATTCGACTCATTTCGATCTCACCGGGCTCCTGGCTTACCAAGCGGTGGAGGAGGATATCTTCCTCGAACGAATCGCCGCCGGAGTGCAAATCACGCTCAACAATATCTATTTCGAATTCAACAAGTACCGGCTGCTCGATGAATCCCAATACGAATTGAACCGCGTGATCGAGTTGATGAACGAATATCCGGGTATGACCGTGGAAATCGCCGGCCATACCGACAGCATCGCCAGCGAAACTTACAACCTGGAGCTTTCAGGCAAACGAGCCGGAGCGGTGGTCGATTACCTGGTTTCTCACGGTATTGGGAAGCCCCGTTTGACTCCGCGCGGATACGGCGAGGGAGAGCCGGTCGCGGACAACGGCACCGAGGAAGGTCGCCAAAAGAATCGGCGCGTTGAGTTCCGCATTATCGAAGTGAATGCGACCGAGTGA